The following coding sequences lie in one Mucilaginibacter sp. KACC 22773 genomic window:
- a CDS encoding PRTRC system protein E, with amino-acid sequence MTTNFFQNIASLNLPGTWKLVIQTDADGNMTVSELFNATCGDKAVKLIIPYTLTGTAQDLDEAFFTKITEPVTKTAELQTNLEAHLKSVEQAKAASKMEQDKKNKEKAQATATPKKTEDAELPEPKISKEDKKKAYDTAMENVTELIKKLKFSEALTVLPSVEEHPNKENELKKKRQYLEQQANLYEKALLNFNAE; translated from the coding sequence ATGACAACGAACTTTTTTCAAAACATAGCAAGCCTTAATCTTCCCGGCACGTGGAAGTTAGTCATCCAAACCGATGCAGACGGCAATATGACCGTATCGGAACTTTTTAACGCTACCTGCGGGGATAAAGCCGTAAAGCTGATTATCCCGTACACGCTCACAGGCACAGCGCAGGATTTGGACGAGGCATTTTTTACCAAGATAACCGAGCCTGTAACCAAGACGGCTGAACTGCAAACCAATCTGGAAGCCCACCTCAAAAGCGTGGAACAGGCTAAAGCAGCTTCTAAAATGGAGCAGGATAAAAAGAACAAGGAAAAGGCACAGGCGACCGCTACCCCGAAAAAGACGGAAGATGCGGAATTGCCCGAACCGAAAATCAGCAAGGAGGACAAGAAAAAAGCCTATGATACAGCAATGGAAAATGTGACCGAACTGATAAAAAAACTCAAATTTTCCGAAGCCCTGACCGTCCTGCCAAGCGTGGAGGAACACCCCAACAAGGAAAACGAACTGAAAAAGAAACGCCAGTATTTAGAACAACAGGCGAACCTGTACGAGAAAGCACTCTTAAATTTTAACGCAGAATAA
- a CDS encoding DUF932 domain-containing protein: protein MAHNINFNEQTGQHSFFSVKQKAWHGLGQIVQDYPTSKEALQFAGLDYEVIKSPLFTQSRAMTVGNEGELIAGTDIVVPNYYATMRTDNNAILGVVGRDYSIVQNRDAFSFFDAIVGGDGMQYETAGALGNGERIFITAKLPGYIKVGSDDYIEKYLFLTTSHDGSGSITAAFTPVRIVCQNTLGAALRNSSNTIKIRHTANAEDRLKEAHKVMGISNKMADELNGIFNQWTKVRITDKDVMKLIQQAMAPSKEVLKSLKTGEELSTVFKNICDNAFMYAMASPTQQTETTKGTLFGAFNAITGYFQNVKEYKDDEAKVKSIIGGTGQLRTQAAFDLCLGYAKSGAAALTLNQ, encoded by the coding sequence ATGGCACATAACATCAATTTCAACGAGCAAACAGGACAACACAGTTTTTTCAGCGTAAAGCAAAAGGCATGGCACGGATTAGGGCAAATCGTACAGGACTATCCCACCAGTAAAGAAGCATTGCAGTTTGCAGGGCTTGATTATGAAGTAATCAAATCACCGCTGTTTACCCAAAGCAGGGCAATGACCGTAGGCAACGAAGGCGAACTCATTGCAGGGACGGACATTGTCGTACCCAACTACTACGCCACCATGCGCACCGATAACAATGCCATATTGGGCGTAGTGGGCAGGGATTACAGCATCGTACAGAACCGGGACGCGTTCAGCTTTTTTGACGCCATTGTCGGCGGGGACGGCATGCAGTACGAAACCGCAGGGGCTTTAGGCAACGGGGAGCGCATTTTTATTACCGCCAAACTTCCCGGCTATATCAAAGTCGGTAGCGATGATTACATCGAAAAATACCTTTTCCTGACCACTTCACATGATGGCTCGGGCAGTATCACCGCAGCATTTACCCCTGTCAGAATTGTCTGCCAGAATACTTTAGGCGCAGCACTCCGTAACAGCTCCAATACCATCAAGATACGCCACACCGCCAACGCAGAGGACAGGCTAAAGGAAGCGCACAAGGTAATGGGCATATCCAATAAAATGGCTGATGAACTGAACGGCATATTTAACCAATGGACAAAAGTACGTATCACCGATAAGGATGTAATGAAACTCATCCAACAGGCGATGGCACCAAGCAAGGAAGTTTTAAAGAGCCTGAAAACAGGAGAAGAACTTTCTACCGTGTTCAAAAACATCTGCGATAATGCCTTTATGTACGCAATGGCAAGCCCGACCCAACAGACCGAAACCACCAAAGGGACTTTGTTCGGGGCGTTCAACGCAATTACTGGCTACTTCCAAAATGTCAAGGAATACAAGGACGATGAAGCAAAAGTAAAATCCATCATAGGCGGTACTGGACAACTGCGCACACAAGCGGCATTTGATCTGTGCCTCGGCTATGCCAAAAGCGGAGCAGCAGCATTAACCCTCAACCAATAA
- a CDS encoding PRTRC system ThiF family protein — MKTLTPIHITDNYLINPTNPITVNIIGCGGTGSQMLTNLARMQQAMLALNHPGFMVYAYDDDTVSEANLGRQLFAEAELGLSKSVVLVNRINRFFGTNWKAVTRRYDADYVESQSNEGKANLFISCVDNAVSRFEIAAMLQEFSSYNTYERNRPLYWMDLGNSKDTGQVILSTIGKHKQPESKKYAPVGNLPFVTETFKDLLATADATDDTPSCSLAEALTKQDLFINSALATMGSSLLWQLFREGILFNCGFFMNLKDFRTTPIKITSPVIKNLNGEQQSQAA, encoded by the coding sequence ATGAAAACGCTAACACCCATACACATTACCGACAACTACCTCATCAATCCGACCAACCCGATTACTGTGAACATCATTGGCTGTGGCGGTACGGGCAGTCAGATGCTCACCAACCTCGCCCGTATGCAGCAGGCCATGCTTGCGCTTAACCACCCTGGCTTCATGGTTTATGCTTATGATGACGATACCGTTAGCGAGGCCAACCTCGGCAGGCAGCTTTTTGCCGAAGCGGAATTAGGCTTATCAAAAAGCGTGGTGCTTGTTAACCGGATCAACCGTTTTTTTGGTACGAATTGGAAAGCGGTTACCCGCCGCTATGATGCGGACTATGTGGAAAGCCAGTCCAACGAAGGCAAAGCCAATCTGTTTATTTCCTGCGTGGACAATGCCGTTTCCCGATTTGAAATTGCTGCCATGCTGCAAGAGTTTAGCAGCTACAATACCTACGAACGAAACCGACCCTTATACTGGATGGATTTAGGTAACAGCAAGGATACGGGGCAGGTAATTCTTTCGACCATCGGCAAACATAAGCAGCCGGAATCCAAAAAGTACGCACCAGTAGGAAATCTCCCTTTTGTTACCGAAACCTTTAAGGATTTATTGGCAACGGCAGATGCTACCGACGATACGCCAAGCTGTTCCTTAGCGGAAGCCCTGACCAAACAGGATTTGTTCATCAATTCGGCCTTAGCCACTATGGGTTCATCCCTGCTTTGGCAGCTATTCAGGGAGGGAATACTTTTCAACTGCGGCTTTTTCATGAACTTAAAGGATTTCAGGACAACGCCCATCAAAATCACTTCTCCTGTAATAAAAAATCTGAACGGAGAACAGCAATCACAAGCAGCATGA
- a CDS encoding RagB/SusD family nutrient uptake outer membrane protein yields the protein MFNRKLIKGILASVASLILCSCNKELSAPPRNEVVDINAVTSQSKAQIVLNGAYFRLANANSSNFTNWSFHEVTGSVFTGYLGYGFGVMQDESNSNQASTFSQGIWDDCYKLVEATNGTISGITALADNAFTGNRKNEMLGEARFLRAYTNYRLLSYFAQWYDISSKYGILIRDAPSTLSNIVKARSDVRSSYDFIITDCDFAIANAPSSNPNYYATKWAAMALKMRVLMSRGQQGDYAQVITLAENIKQSNIYALENNLKDIFYTKGLASSEVILGIKPNTGQETFYYNLSYQYYPGGSGLWVAKQALKDLLQNDPRGSWMVGPASRYNAYSPNTYYFTKYIAYATVPTQVSETAYAFRLSEVYLLEAEATIRSGGSLSTAKALIKTVMAKAGVTDFSAVDNASTADALLLQNYDEISRNLVGEDGADWMAMLRFPLATVTQLKPTITSTAQYILPIPSSEYQSNPTIGPQNPGYSY from the coding sequence ATGTTCAATAGAAAACTTATTAAAGGAATTTTAGCGAGTGTCGCATCATTGATACTATGCTCGTGCAATAAGGAGCTTAGCGCTCCGCCAAGAAATGAGGTAGTTGACATCAACGCCGTAACCAGTCAAAGCAAAGCTCAAATCGTTTTAAATGGCGCCTATTTCCGCTTAGCTAACGCAAACAGCAGCAATTTTACCAATTGGTCTTTTCATGAAGTTACGGGAAGTGTTTTTACCGGTTACTTAGGCTATGGGTTTGGAGTTATGCAGGATGAATCCAATAGCAATCAAGCCAGCACTTTTAGCCAGGGGATCTGGGATGATTGTTATAAACTGGTTGAAGCAACCAACGGTACGATAAGCGGGATAACGGCTCTTGCTGATAATGCATTTACAGGGAACAGGAAGAACGAGATGCTTGGTGAAGCCCGTTTCCTAAGGGCTTACACCAACTACCGGCTGTTAAGTTACTTTGCCCAATGGTATGATATTTCGAGCAAATATGGTATCCTGATCAGGGACGCTCCTTCGACCTTGAGCAATATTGTTAAGGCCAGGAGTGATGTGAGGTCCAGTTATGACTTCATCATTACCGACTGTGATTTCGCCATTGCTAACGCACCGTCAAGCAACCCTAACTACTATGCAACTAAGTGGGCCGCTATGGCTTTAAAGATGCGCGTGTTAATGAGCCGGGGACAACAGGGCGATTACGCTCAGGTCATCACTTTAGCTGAAAATATAAAGCAATCGAACATTTATGCATTGGAAAATAACCTGAAGGATATATTTTACACGAAAGGTTTAGCCAGTTCAGAGGTGATATTGGGTATCAAACCCAATACCGGCCAGGAAACTTTTTACTATAATCTCAGCTATCAATATTACCCGGGGGGCAGTGGCCTTTGGGTTGCCAAACAGGCATTAAAGGATTTACTTCAAAATGATCCGCGGGGATCATGGATGGTTGGGCCGGCGAGTAGATACAATGCTTACAGCCCCAATACCTATTATTTCACCAAGTATATTGCTTATGCTACGGTGCCTACCCAGGTATCAGAAACAGCTTATGCCTTCCGTTTATCCGAAGTATACTTATTGGAGGCGGAAGCCACGATTAGGTCGGGCGGCAGCCTGAGCACGGCCAAAGCGCTGATCAAGACGGTCATGGCCAAAGCCGGTGTCACTGATTTTTCTGCGGTTGACAATGCGTCAACAGCGGATGCGCTGCTCTTGCAGAATTATGATGAAATTTCGAGAAATCTGGTAGGCGAAGACGGTGCTGACTGGATGGCGATGCTGCGATTTCCGCTGGCTACCGTAACCCAACTGAAGCCTACCATTACTTCAACTGCGCAATATATTCTTCCTATTCCATCTTCAGAATATCAATCGAACCCGACTATCGGGCCACAAAACCCAGGCTACTCTTATTAA
- a CDS encoding RNA polymerase sigma factor, producing MVDYKSYSDFELAELLQSGDQLAYTEIYNRFHGALYIHVFNKLRNREEARDIVHELFSSLWYNCRNLSLKTTLSGYLYTSARYKIFDFISHKDVESKYIQSIGKFIEQDDCITDHLVREKELNAMIENEIAALPPRMREIFELSRKQNFTHKEIAELLGLSEKTVKKQVNNSLKVLRSKLGTAIFTAFIL from the coding sequence ATGGTTGATTATAAATCGTATAGTGACTTTGAACTGGCCGAATTGCTCCAATCAGGCGATCAATTGGCCTATACTGAAATTTATAACCGTTTTCATGGGGCATTATATATCCATGTATTTAATAAACTCCGCAATCGCGAGGAAGCAAGGGATATCGTGCATGAGTTATTTAGCAGTCTCTGGTATAATTGCCGGAATTTATCATTAAAGACAACCTTATCCGGTTATTTATATACTTCTGCCCGGTATAAGATATTTGATTTTATTTCGCATAAGGATGTTGAGTCTAAATACATTCAATCTATTGGTAAATTTATTGAACAAGATGACTGTATCACCGATCACTTGGTTAGAGAAAAGGAATTAAACGCGATGATCGAAAACGAAATTGCCGCGCTTCCTCCCAGGATGCGCGAGATATTTGAACTCAGCAGAAAGCAAAACTTTACGCATAAAGAAATTGCTGAATTACTTGGCCTATCTGAAAAAACGGTAAAAAAACAGGTGAATAATTCATTGAAGGTATTACGCTCCAAACTTGGAACAGCGATTTTCACCGCTTTTATATTGTAA
- a CDS encoding PRTRC system protein C, giving the protein MLATKLLPRVFVHTENGQKIRLTDPNEDFSPEAVCNYYSNLYAILTTAKITGPEFVDDCREYEFVSTIGVKG; this is encoded by the coding sequence ATGTTAGCAACGAAATTACTACCAAGAGTTTTTGTCCACACCGAGAACGGGCAAAAGATACGCCTGACCGACCCCAACGAGGATTTCAGCCCCGAAGCGGTCTGCAACTATTACAGCAACCTGTACGCTATCCTCACCACCGCCAAAATCACAGGGCCGGAATTTGTAGATGATTGCAGGGAATATGAATTTGTGTCCACCATAGGGGTGAAAGGGTAA
- a CDS encoding single-stranded DNA-binding protein, which produces MLFTGRLTANAEVTAVKGDKQVINFTVAINQKWKNKAGEKKEKTAFVDCAYWRNSGIAEYLTKGAVVEISGWMEAQAYQTQKDGLRARLICTCDTIKLFSLVTKANDPSNTAEEKAVTTGAGKDDDDLPF; this is translated from the coding sequence ATGCTATTCACAGGAAGACTGACCGCAAACGCCGAAGTAACAGCGGTCAAAGGGGACAAACAGGTCATCAATTTTACCGTAGCCATTAACCAAAAATGGAAAAATAAAGCGGGCGAAAAAAAGGAAAAAACCGCATTCGTTGACTGCGCTTACTGGCGCAACTCCGGCATTGCCGAGTACCTCACCAAAGGTGCCGTAGTGGAAATTTCGGGCTGGATGGAGGCGCAGGCCTACCAAACCCAAAAGGACGGGTTACGGGCAAGGCTGATCTGCACCTGCGACACCATCAAGCTGTTTTCATTAGTCACAAAAGCCAACGACCCCAGCAACACCGCAGAGGAAAAGGCAGTAACAACAGGCGCAGGAAAAGACGACGACGACCTGCCCTTCTAA
- a CDS encoding PRTRC system protein B, translating into MKELTGTFGNLYEPVKALLIMQKTGDGHQSDFYIESYDMDAAGCPINGHPLSIAECNKLAKALQASEKKAQGFLNPAGLMPKNILTINSGSSGYAVWHTPPQSVKLLFTENLDISSGMAQIPALVWKAGKNSLQVFAVTDTDFTENTPLCHAPFFNVYPDGRVCMGNVRIGIPKDCGLEQFMERWQDYFFNSYFSHLFSGHQPVRGNIVQLWQSLTAGQEPFPTDVLIPNKFHLKNLLK; encoded by the coding sequence ATGAAAGAATTAACCGGAACATTTGGTAATCTATACGAGCCTGTAAAAGCCCTGCTCATCATGCAGAAAACAGGGGATGGTCACCAAAGCGATTTTTATATAGAAAGTTACGATATGGACGCAGCAGGCTGCCCCATCAACGGGCATCCCTTATCGATTGCTGAATGCAACAAATTGGCGAAAGCTTTACAGGCAAGCGAAAAGAAAGCGCAGGGATTTTTGAACCCTGCGGGACTGATGCCCAAAAATATCCTGACCATCAACAGCGGTTCATCGGGTTATGCGGTTTGGCACACGCCGCCCCAATCGGTCAAATTGTTGTTTACCGAAAACTTGGACATCTCATCGGGAATGGCGCAAATTCCCGCATTGGTTTGGAAGGCCGGAAAAAACAGCTTGCAGGTTTTTGCGGTAACTGATACCGATTTTACAGAAAACACCCCTTTATGCCATGCCCCGTTTTTTAATGTCTATCCTGACGGCAGGGTATGCATGGGAAATGTACGTATAGGCATTCCCAAAGACTGCGGACTGGAACAGTTCATGGAACGATGGCAGGACTATTTTTTTAACAGCTATTTCAGCCACCTGTTTAGCGGGCATCAGCCCGTGAGGGGCAATATCGTTCAGCTTTGGCAAAGCCTGACCGCTGGGCAAGAGCCGTTCCCAACCGATGTATTGATACCGAATAAGTTTCACCTGAAAAATTTACTAAAATGA
- a CDS encoding TlpA disulfide reductase family protein translates to MKNIFRNYRLFIAAAIFMAPAILRAQTFTYTVKGKVGALPATAKAYLMRSIAGSNQTDSTAIKNGSFSFKGKIDQPESAYLIINKKGTGINIPEISYTSLYLEKGLIHVTSPGLLDKARIAGGLLNTDNAKLIQALTPSTAKTAALEKEYQAASEEQRKSKEFSEAIDKKSSALRQEQKAVYLEFIKGNPNSLVSLFALKIYAGAVPDVAQVEPVFNTLSVSVRSSKMGTEYGAEIARMKRTAIGAIAPDFTQTDTSGRAVSLHDYKGKYVLLDFWASWCGPCRAENPNVVKNFNAYKDKGFTVLGVSLDQPNAKDKWVKAVHDDHLEWTQVSDLKGWKNEAAQLYAVKAIPQNFLIGPDGTIIGKDLHGDGLSKKLAEIFNK, encoded by the coding sequence ATGAAAAATATCTTCAGAAATTATCGTTTATTCATCGCCGCGGCCATATTCATGGCACCGGCCATCCTGCGGGCGCAAACCTTCACCTATACAGTAAAAGGAAAAGTAGGGGCATTACCTGCCACGGCAAAAGCGTATTTAATGCGCAGCATTGCGGGGAGTAATCAAACCGATTCAACCGCCATAAAAAATGGAAGTTTCAGCTTTAAAGGAAAGATAGATCAACCCGAAAGCGCCTATTTGATCATCAACAAAAAGGGTACCGGTATCAATATCCCTGAAATCAGCTATACCTCTTTATATCTTGAAAAGGGGTTGATCCATGTAACAAGCCCTGGACTGCTGGATAAGGCACGCATTGCCGGAGGCCTTTTAAACACGGATAATGCAAAACTGATACAAGCATTGACGCCATCCACCGCCAAAACCGCTGCACTGGAAAAGGAATACCAGGCAGCATCGGAGGAACAAAGAAAATCAAAAGAGTTCAGCGAGGCTATTGATAAAAAGAGCAGCGCCCTCCGACAGGAGCAAAAAGCGGTTTATCTTGAATTTATTAAAGGTAACCCTAATTCGTTAGTCAGCCTTTTTGCGTTAAAAATCTACGCCGGCGCCGTACCTGATGTTGCACAGGTGGAACCTGTATTTAACACCCTTTCGGTAAGTGTACGCTCCTCCAAAATGGGAACAGAGTATGGTGCAGAAATTGCCAGAATGAAAAGAACAGCGATTGGTGCCATTGCCCCCGATTTTACCCAAACGGATACTTCAGGGAGAGCAGTTTCCCTTCATGATTATAAGGGGAAATATGTATTGCTTGACTTTTGGGCAAGCTGGTGCGGCCCGTGCAGGGCAGAGAATCCCAATGTCGTAAAGAATTTTAATGCCTATAAAGATAAAGGGTTTACAGTGTTGGGGGTATCACTGGATCAGCCTAATGCCAAAGATAAATGGGTCAAAGCCGTCCATGACGATCACCTGGAATGGACACAGGTTTCCGATCTGAAAGGATGGAAGAATGAAGCGGCTCAACTGTATGCGGTAAAAGCCATTCCTCAAAATTTTTTAATTGGGCCCGATGGTACAATAATCGGCAAGGACCTGCATGGCGATGGTTTGAGCAAAAAGCTTGCTGAGATTTTTAATAAATAA